In a single window of the Labrus mixtus chromosome 20, fLabMix1.1, whole genome shotgun sequence genome:
- the si:dkeyp-69e1.8 gene encoding GTPase IMAP family member 4 isoform X2, translated as MCAAVSQPELRLVVLGRTGAGKRPAVSAILGLQDGEQGTEPSAILGLQDGEQGTEPKVIPECSKHRGEAAGRQVVVVSCPAWFGSDCDPKDRRRHISSFISLSAPGPHAFLLCVPVNQPADEEAKALDVLEELLGPAAVSTNTIVLFSHTEELEEDERLEEYLVTWRKDLRELARRCGDRYHTLETRGGDGDGDGEERRAVEELLEKVEEGGATHFTCRLYEEAEERVREKQAELVRKRRGEDGRASPTQENTTEEEMEAVRDEAERSVEDLDVDVESVFPSLSVSSPAQSFLWVWWEKLMGWVRRLPKLVRREALLGALVGLFVGGPFGGIMGATVGSVATEVVRRKSKKTK; from the exons ATGTGTGCAGCTGTTTCACAGCCAG AGCTGAGGCTGGTGGTGCTGGGTCGGACGGGGGCAGGAAAGAGACCCGCAGTCAGCGCCATCCTGGGC CTGCAAGACGGAGAGCAGGGCACAGAGCCCAGCGCCATCCTGGGCCTGCAAGACGGAGAGCAGGGCACAGAGCCTAAAGTCATCCCGGAGTgcagcaaacacagaggagaggcTGCAGGCAGACAG GTGGTGGTGGTCTCCTGTCCCGCCTGGTTCGGCTCAGACTGCGACCCTAAAGACAGAAGACGTCACAtttcctccttcatctccttaTCGGCTCCTGGACCGCACGCCTTCCTGCTCTGCGTCCCCGTCAACCAGCCGGCCGACGAAGAGGCCAAAGCTCTGGACGTCCTGGAGGAGCTGCTCGGCCCGGCCGCCGTCAGCACCAACACCATCGTGCTCTTCAGCCACAccgaggagctggaggaggacgaGCGGCTGGAGGAGTACCTGGTCACGTGGAGGAAGGACCTCCGCGAGCTGGCGAGGCGATGCGGAGACCGATACCACACGCTGGAGACCCGCGGAGGAGACGGTGACGGCGAcggcgaggagaggagagcggtggaggagctgctggagaaggtggaggagggcgGGGCGACACACTTCACCTGCCGTCTGTacgaggaggcggaggagagggTGAGGGAGAAACAGGCGGAGctggtgaggaagaggagaggagaggacgggcGGGCATCTCCTACACAGgaaaacaccacagaagaagaaatggaaGCGGTCCGAGACGAGGCGGAGAGGAGCGTGGAGGACTTGGACGTGGATGTGGAGAGTGTTTTCCCCTCCCTCAGCGTCTCCTCCCCCGCTCAGTCCTTCCTCTGGGTTTGGTGGGAGAAGCTGATGGGATGGGTGAGGCGGCTGCCCAAACTGGTGAGACGGGAGGCCCTGCTGGGGGCGCTGGTCGGCCTGTTTGTCGGGGGGCCGTTCGGAGGGATAATGGGCGCCACTGTGGGGTCGGTGGCGACTGAAGTGGTGAGaagaaagtcaaagaaaaccaaataA
- the si:dkeyp-69e1.8 gene encoding GTPase IMAP family member 4 isoform X1 gives MCAAVSQPELRLVVLGRTGAGKRPAVSAILGLQDGEQGTEPSPILGLQDGEQGTEPSAILGLQDGEQGTEPKVIPECSKHRGEAAGRQVVVVSCPAWFGSDCDPKDRRRHISSFISLSAPGPHAFLLCVPVNQPADEEAKALDVLEELLGPAAVSTNTIVLFSHTEELEEDERLEEYLVTWRKDLRELARRCGDRYHTLETRGGDGDGDGEERRAVEELLEKVEEGGATHFTCRLYEEAEERVREKQAELVRKRRGEDGRASPTQENTTEEEMEAVRDEAERSVEDLDVDVESVFPSLSVSSPAQSFLWVWWEKLMGWVRRLPKLVRREALLGALVGLFVGGPFGGIMGATVGSVATEVVRRKSKKTK, from the exons ATGTGTGCAGCTGTTTCACAGCCAG AGCTGAGGCTGGTGGTGCTGGGTCGGACGGGGGCAGGAAAGAGACCCGCAGTCAGCGCCATCCTGGGCCTGCAAGACGGAGAGCAGGGCACAGAGCCCAGTCCCATCTTGGGCCTGCAAGACGGAGAGCAGGGCACAGAGCCCAGCGCCATCCTGGGCCTGCAAGACGGAGAGCAGGGCACAGAGCCTAAAGTCATCCCGGAGTgcagcaaacacagaggagaggcTGCAGGCAGACAG GTGGTGGTGGTCTCCTGTCCCGCCTGGTTCGGCTCAGACTGCGACCCTAAAGACAGAAGACGTCACAtttcctccttcatctccttaTCGGCTCCTGGACCGCACGCCTTCCTGCTCTGCGTCCCCGTCAACCAGCCGGCCGACGAAGAGGCCAAAGCTCTGGACGTCCTGGAGGAGCTGCTCGGCCCGGCCGCCGTCAGCACCAACACCATCGTGCTCTTCAGCCACAccgaggagctggaggaggacgaGCGGCTGGAGGAGTACCTGGTCACGTGGAGGAAGGACCTCCGCGAGCTGGCGAGGCGATGCGGAGACCGATACCACACGCTGGAGACCCGCGGAGGAGACGGTGACGGCGAcggcgaggagaggagagcggtggaggagctgctggagaaggtggaggagggcgGGGCGACACACTTCACCTGCCGTCTGTacgaggaggcggaggagagggTGAGGGAGAAACAGGCGGAGctggtgaggaagaggagaggagaggacgggcGGGCATCTCCTACACAGgaaaacaccacagaagaagaaatggaaGCGGTCCGAGACGAGGCGGAGAGGAGCGTGGAGGACTTGGACGTGGATGTGGAGAGTGTTTTCCCCTCCCTCAGCGTCTCCTCCCCCGCTCAGTCCTTCCTCTGGGTTTGGTGGGAGAAGCTGATGGGATGGGTGAGGCGGCTGCCCAAACTGGTGAGACGGGAGGCCCTGCTGGGGGCGCTGGTCGGCCTGTTTGTCGGGGGGCCGTTCGGAGGGATAATGGGCGCCACTGTGGGGTCGGTGGCGACTGAAGTGGTGAGaagaaagtcaaagaaaaccaaataA